In Desulfitobacterium chlororespirans DSM 11544, the following are encoded in one genomic region:
- a CDS encoding Sec-independent protein translocase subunit TatA/TatB — protein sequence MSFNELIILMVIALVLFGPEDLPDVARAIGKVVFEVKKIAGDMTKEFQDAVNTPSNVLKKTLDDTLKTPAPKKSSQEEKKTAAAAPSTVAAVTPEAADTPSDENATPNKDDEELLTYDEDPLAELPQDMVSYEK from the coding sequence ATGAGTTTTAATGAACTTATTATATTAATGGTTATCGCCTTGGTATTATTCGGCCCAGAAGACCTTCCCGATGTGGCTCGTGCCATTGGAAAGGTGGTTTTTGAGGTTAAGAAAATTGCCGGAGATATGACGAAAGAATTTCAGGATGCTGTGAATACTCCCAGCAATGTCCTCAAGAAGACCTTAGATGACACATTGAAAACCCCGGCGCCTAAGAAAAGCAGCCAGGAAGAAAAAAAGACGGCAGCTGCAGCCCCTTCAACTGTTGCAGCGGTTACACCGGAAGCTGCAGATACGCCAAGCGATGAGAATGCAACACCCAATAAAGATGACGAAGAATTATTAACCTATGATGAGGATCCTCTTGCGGAACTCCCACAAGACATGGTGTCCTACGAAAAATAG
- a CDS encoding polyprenyl synthetase family protein, whose protein sequence is MKQLWLFNQINSDLQRVEKELHAYIKTDFPILDQSAVQLLEAGGKRLRPAFTLLAGKFYGYPIDRLLPVAMALELIHMATLVHDDVVDASMTRRGRPTVKAKWGNVVSIATGDYLLAKALELLAQINHPEVSKILAEVSVEMSQGEIQQIKASNDVNQNLKQYYYRIKRKTAMLISASCKLGALVSSAPRREVWALGAYGHALGMAFQIVDDVLDVTAEASELGKPVGGDIRQGIMTLPLILALHQSGERERLHGLLAKPEKDDDDVREAIKMIKDSGAIADSMHYVDLYISKANSYLQELPNVPTRKALVDLAYFVKERKF, encoded by the coding sequence TTGAAACAACTTTGGCTTTTTAACCAAATCAACTCCGATCTGCAGAGGGTTGAGAAAGAACTTCATGCTTATATAAAAACAGATTTTCCTATACTGGATCAATCCGCTGTTCAACTATTGGAAGCCGGTGGGAAGCGGTTGCGCCCGGCTTTTACCCTTTTAGCAGGAAAATTCTATGGCTATCCCATTGACAGGCTCCTTCCGGTGGCTATGGCTTTAGAATTGATTCACATGGCCACTCTGGTTCATGACGATGTAGTGGATGCGTCAATGACCCGGCGGGGGCGGCCCACAGTTAAGGCAAAATGGGGAAATGTAGTTTCGATTGCTACCGGGGATTACCTATTGGCTAAAGCGCTGGAGCTGCTTGCTCAGATTAATCATCCTGAAGTGTCAAAGATTCTTGCTGAAGTCAGTGTGGAAATGAGTCAGGGAGAAATCCAACAGATTAAGGCTTCCAATGATGTCAATCAGAACTTGAAACAGTATTATTATCGTATTAAGCGTAAAACGGCCATGCTTATTTCCGCCAGCTGCAAACTGGGTGCTCTGGTTTCTTCTGCCCCGCGGAGAGAAGTTTGGGCTCTGGGTGCTTATGGACACGCCCTGGGTATGGCTTTTCAAATCGTTGATGATGTCCTGGATGTCACTGCTGAAGCCTCCGAACTGGGCAAGCCTGTGGGAGGAGATATCCGTCAAGGAATTATGACCCTGCCTTTGATTCTTGCCCTGCATCAATCCGGGGAGAGGGAGCGCTTGCATGGATTGCTGGCCAAACCGGAGAAGGATGACGATGACGTCAGAGAGGCCATTAAAATGATCAAGGACTCCGGAGCAATTGCTGACTCCATGCATTATGTGGACTTATATATAAGTAAAGCCAATTCTTACCTTCAAGAGCTGCCCAATGTGCCGACCCGGAAAGCTCTCGTGGATTTGGCTTATTTTGTGAAGGAACGCAAGTTTTAG